A part of Paenarthrobacter sp. A20 genomic DNA contains:
- a CDS encoding DUF3151 domain-containing protein: MSDEFRKNLMGPEPTLLPAETEIYQHLALGKEALDLVEKNPTSSLLWAILAEEAWAEGRTIESYAYARVGYHRGLDSLRRNGWRGVGPIPWEHEPNQGFLRALYALGRAASAIGEAEEPERIEKFLNDSDPKAKAALEAR; encoded by the coding sequence ATGTCGGACGAATTCCGGAAGAACCTGATGGGGCCGGAGCCCACGCTCCTGCCCGCCGAAACCGAGATCTACCAGCACCTGGCTCTCGGCAAGGAAGCACTGGACCTCGTGGAGAAGAACCCCACGTCGTCCCTGCTGTGGGCCATCCTCGCGGAGGAAGCCTGGGCCGAAGGCCGGACCATCGAGTCCTACGCCTACGCTCGTGTCGGCTACCACCGCGGCCTGGATTCCCTGCGCCGCAACGGGTGGCGCGGCGTCGGACCCATCCCGTGGGAGCACGAGCCCAACCAGGGCTTCCTGCGTGCGCTCTACGCGCTGGGCCGTGCGGCCTCCGCTATCGGCGAGGCTGAAGAGCCGGAGCGGATCGAGAAGTTCCTGAACGACTCGGACCCCAAGGCCAAGGCAGCGCTCGAAGCCCGCTAA
- the pyrE gene encoding orotate phosphoribosyltransferase, with amino-acid sequence MTSTPDTAAARARLLELIKELAVVRGKVILSSGKEADYYIDLRRITLNHEASKLVGQVMLAMIDDAGVSVECAGGLTMGADPVGTAVMHAAADAGRAVDAFVVRKAQKSYGMGRQVEGPSVEGRNVVVLEDTSTTGGSALTAVEGVRKAGGNVVAVAVIVDRDTGAKEKIEAETGVPYLFAFGKDELGLS; translated from the coding sequence ATGACTTCCACGCCTGACACTGCTGCTGCCCGCGCCCGCCTTCTTGAACTCATCAAAGAACTCGCGGTGGTCCGCGGCAAGGTGATCCTCTCCAGCGGCAAGGAAGCGGACTACTACATCGACCTTCGCCGCATCACCTTGAACCACGAGGCCTCCAAGCTGGTGGGCCAGGTCATGTTGGCCATGATCGACGACGCCGGCGTTTCAGTTGAGTGCGCCGGCGGACTCACCATGGGTGCCGACCCCGTCGGTACCGCCGTGATGCACGCTGCTGCCGACGCCGGGCGTGCCGTGGATGCCTTCGTGGTCCGTAAGGCCCAGAAGTCCTACGGCATGGGCCGCCAGGTGGAAGGTCCCTCGGTTGAAGGCCGCAACGTTGTGGTCCTGGAGGACACGTCCACCACCGGCGGGTCTGCCCTGACCGCCGTCGAAGGTGTCCGCAAGGCGGGTGGCAACGTGGTGGCCGTCGCCGTGATCGTAGACCGCGACACCGGCGCGAAAGAGAAGATCGAAGCCGAAACCGGTGTGCCGTACCTCTTCGCTTTCGGCAAGGACGAGCTGGGCCTCAGCTAA
- a CDS encoding alpha/beta hydrolase, whose protein sequence is MDVQVGKLPAPPEVDENLPVPASPEAGKAEDPGAWARVLPYAARLKTTSRRNFLITAGASAALAGDMLFTRHVQAERRATKILRVPDPYSDLYFPKASWILFPGYKTSWEEAQWILNTLRPALHQRGRLAAVGYSNLGLDVDEVVRAIILHVRELELEKLYFYGHSFGGMLATQVAARLLELHGVETQLIVLDSSPFSRADVLDQSWFDGVVFLYENGFRIPSVLRGGYELGERVAHKDERTWRQILDQSLEQLSPIAPSSVLIQTESAYIYHFDGLRLAGKIGGAKMAFMGNSKDGTVNYESARAGWSKVFGANMAMPTLSTEGARPAHASPQWNGSVYRPLLERVQNELQPLPPEPEEPSFQEPNGKVIRPV, encoded by the coding sequence GTGGACGTTCAAGTAGGGAAGCTCCCGGCACCTCCGGAGGTGGACGAAAACCTCCCGGTGCCGGCTTCTCCAGAAGCTGGGAAAGCAGAGGATCCGGGCGCATGGGCCCGGGTCCTGCCTTACGCTGCCCGGCTGAAGACGACGTCCCGCCGCAACTTCCTCATCACCGCCGGAGCCTCGGCAGCGCTCGCGGGGGACATGCTCTTTACCCGGCATGTGCAGGCCGAGCGCCGGGCCACCAAGATCCTCCGCGTGCCCGATCCGTACTCGGACCTTTACTTTCCCAAGGCTAGCTGGATCCTCTTCCCCGGGTACAAAACGAGCTGGGAAGAAGCTCAATGGATTCTCAACACCCTGCGCCCGGCCCTGCACCAGCGCGGCCGTCTCGCCGCCGTCGGATATTCCAACCTGGGCCTGGACGTGGACGAGGTCGTCCGCGCAATCATCCTGCACGTCCGTGAACTGGAGTTGGAGAAGCTGTACTTCTACGGCCACAGTTTCGGTGGGATGCTGGCCACGCAAGTGGCCGCCCGGCTGCTGGAGCTGCACGGCGTTGAGACACAGTTGATCGTCTTGGACTCGAGCCCGTTCAGCCGGGCGGACGTCTTGGACCAGAGCTGGTTCGACGGTGTGGTCTTCCTGTACGAAAACGGGTTCCGTATTCCGTCGGTCCTGCGCGGCGGCTATGAGCTGGGGGAGCGTGTGGCCCACAAGGACGAGCGCACGTGGCGGCAGATCCTTGACCAAAGCCTGGAGCAGCTCTCGCCGATCGCCCCTTCCAGTGTGCTGATCCAGACGGAGTCGGCGTACATCTACCACTTCGACGGACTCCGCCTGGCTGGAAAGATCGGTGGCGCCAAGATGGCGTTCATGGGCAACTCCAAAGACGGCACCGTGAATTACGAGTCTGCGCGCGCCGGGTGGAGCAAGGTGTTCGGCGCCAACATGGCGATGCCTACGCTCAGCACAGAGGGCGCCCGGCCAGCGCACGCGAGCCCGCAATGGAACGGGAGTGTGTACCGTCCGTTGCTGGAACGCGTCCAGAATGAGCTCCAGCCGCTCCCGCCCGAGCCCGAGGAACCGTCATTCCAGGAGCCGAATGGCAAGGTTATCCGCCCGGTGTAG
- the mmsA gene encoding multiple monosaccharide ABC transporter ATP-binding protein gives MNVPILQMRGITKTFPGVKALQDVTLDVNRGEVHAICGENGAGKSTLMKVLSGVYANTTFDGDILFENEPCEFSSITDSEKRGIVIIHQELALSPYLSIAENIYLGNELANKGWVDWRRTNLEAAKLLARVGLSENPVTPIQHISVGKQQLVEIAKALSKEVKLLILDEPTAALNDEDSDHLLDLILHLKGQGVTSIIISHKLNEIRKVADAVTIIRDGKSIETLRLDQGQITQERIIRGMVGRDLESLYPDRTPNIGEEVLRIEDWTVQHPQDHARTVVNNASLNVRRGEVVGLAGLMGAGRTELAMSVFGRTYGRAVSGKVYKYGQEINTSTVSDAIDHGIAYATEDRKHYGLNLIEDIKRNISMAALNKLTKRGWVDGNKETTVANQYRKSMNIKAPSVAAITGKLSGGNQQKVVLSKWMFSDPDVLILDEPTRGIDVGAKFEIYTIIAELAAAGKAVIVISSELPELLGICDRIYTLSAGHITGEVPIAEATQETLMHFMTKEKE, from the coding sequence ATGAACGTACCCATTCTTCAAATGCGAGGAATCACCAAGACTTTCCCCGGAGTTAAAGCCCTCCAGGACGTCACCCTGGACGTCAACCGAGGCGAGGTCCACGCCATTTGTGGTGAGAACGGCGCCGGCAAGTCCACCCTGATGAAGGTGCTCTCCGGCGTCTACGCGAACACCACCTTCGACGGCGACATCCTCTTCGAGAACGAACCCTGCGAATTTTCAAGCATCACGGACAGCGAGAAGCGCGGCATCGTGATCATCCACCAGGAACTGGCCCTCAGCCCGTACCTGTCCATCGCCGAGAACATCTACTTGGGCAACGAGCTGGCCAACAAAGGCTGGGTGGACTGGCGCAGGACCAACCTGGAAGCTGCCAAGCTGCTGGCCCGCGTGGGGCTCAGCGAAAACCCGGTCACGCCCATCCAACACATCAGCGTTGGCAAGCAGCAACTGGTGGAGATCGCCAAGGCCCTGTCCAAAGAGGTCAAGCTCCTCATCCTGGACGAACCCACCGCGGCGCTGAACGATGAAGATTCAGACCATTTGCTGGACCTCATCCTGCACCTCAAGGGCCAGGGCGTTACCAGCATCATCATCAGTCACAAACTCAACGAGATCCGCAAAGTGGCCGACGCCGTCACCATCATCCGCGACGGCAAATCCATTGAGACACTGCGGCTGGACCAAGGCCAGATCACGCAGGAACGCATCATCCGTGGAATGGTCGGGCGCGACCTTGAGAGCCTCTACCCGGACCGAACACCCAACATCGGCGAGGAAGTCCTCCGGATCGAGGACTGGACGGTGCAGCATCCGCAGGACCACGCGCGGACAGTGGTTAACAACGCCAGCCTGAACGTCCGCAGGGGTGAGGTAGTGGGCTTGGCCGGGCTCATGGGGGCCGGCCGGACCGAACTTGCCATGAGCGTCTTCGGCCGGACCTACGGACGCGCCGTTTCGGGCAAGGTCTACAAATACGGCCAGGAGATCAACACGTCCACCGTCTCCGACGCCATCGACCACGGGATCGCCTACGCCACCGAAGACCGGAAGCACTACGGCCTGAACCTAATCGAAGATATCAAACGGAACATCTCCATGGCAGCGCTGAACAAGCTGACCAAGCGCGGCTGGGTGGACGGCAACAAAGAGACCACCGTAGCCAACCAATACCGCAAGAGCATGAACATCAAGGCGCCGTCCGTCGCTGCCATCACCGGCAAGCTCTCGGGCGGAAACCAGCAAAAAGTAGTGCTGAGCAAATGGATGTTCTCTGACCCGGACGTCCTGATCCTGGACGAACCAACCCGCGGGATCGACGTCGGCGCCAAGTTCGAGATCTACACGATCATCGCGGAGCTCGCAGCTGCCGGGAAGGCCGTCATTGTGATCTCCTCCGAGCTTCCGGAGCTCCTGGGTATCTGCGACAGGATCTACACGCTGTCAGCGGGCCACATTACCGGCGAGGTCCCCATCGCCGAAGCCACCCAGGAAACCCTCATGCACTTCATGACCAAAGAGAAGGAATAG
- a CDS encoding tyrosine-protein phosphatase, with translation MAVLNLRPLAGGRILRGSQPFGMDAAATSGFLAEHGIQAIVDLRSELERSLVPWLIHDDRLIHDGGLINDGGLIHDGGAVPPAVELVNNPLDPNAVAGSLQAVETAEDLGDLYLGWIRIRPEWVADALRPVARGKRTLVHCSLGKDRTGVVSAIGFLASGGTEDQVVADYAATTANLPDVLKIMAETWRLSVPSTPEEYFSPDLMILQSPEAAMRRFLAGFAQEFGDVHGFLREAGLTAVEVDSLREAR, from the coding sequence ATGGCTGTGCTCAATCTGCGTCCCCTGGCCGGCGGCCGGATTCTCAGGGGGAGCCAGCCCTTCGGTATGGATGCCGCTGCAACGTCCGGCTTCCTGGCGGAGCACGGCATCCAGGCCATCGTGGACCTGCGCAGCGAGCTGGAGCGGTCCTTGGTTCCATGGTTGATTCACGACGACCGGTTGATTCACGACGGCGGGTTGATTAACGACGGCGGGTTGATTCACGACGGCGGCGCGGTCCCGCCCGCCGTCGAACTCGTCAATAACCCACTGGACCCCAACGCCGTGGCGGGCTCGCTCCAGGCAGTCGAAACGGCCGAGGATCTTGGTGACCTTTATCTGGGCTGGATCCGGATACGGCCTGAGTGGGTTGCTGACGCACTGCGTCCCGTCGCCCGAGGCAAACGCACTTTGGTGCACTGTTCGTTGGGTAAGGACCGGACAGGCGTGGTGTCGGCGATCGGGTTCCTGGCATCCGGCGGGACCGAGGATCAAGTGGTGGCTGACTACGCCGCAACCACAGCCAACCTTCCGGATGTCCTGAAGATCATGGCAGAGACATGGCGCCTCAGCGTCCCGTCAACCCCGGAGGAGTACTTCAGCCCTGACCTCATGATCCTGCAAAGTCCCGAAGCTGCGATGCGGCGTTTTCTGGCCGGTTTCGCGCAGGAGTTCGGCGACGTTCACGGCTTCCTGCGCGAGGCGGGCCTTACCGCCGTCGAGGTTGATTCGCTGCGTGAAGCGCGCTGA
- a CDS encoding TrmH family RNA methyltransferase — translation MTDLPPTTALPTPAETTPDGEAEAKPEVGVGPWEGELPVGEHWDPDLLRDGDRRNVVDQYRYWKHEAIVADLDSKRHEFHIAIENWQHDLNIGTVVRTANAFLAKEVHIIGRRRWNRRGAMVTDRYQHVRHHPTVEDFVQWAEGEGLAVIGIDIFPDSVPLETFDLPRKCVLVFGQEGPGLTPEVHEAAVATLSIEQFGSTRSMNAASAAAIAMHAWVRRHVFQQPVA, via the coding sequence GTGACTGACCTTCCCCCCACCACAGCCCTGCCCACGCCTGCTGAAACGACACCGGACGGCGAGGCAGAAGCGAAACCCGAGGTCGGCGTCGGGCCTTGGGAAGGTGAGTTGCCGGTTGGTGAGCACTGGGACCCGGACCTGTTGAGGGATGGTGACCGCCGCAACGTGGTGGACCAGTACCGGTACTGGAAACACGAGGCGATCGTGGCCGACCTTGATTCCAAGCGCCACGAATTCCACATCGCCATCGAGAACTGGCAGCACGACCTCAACATCGGCACCGTGGTGCGGACCGCCAACGCGTTCCTCGCCAAAGAGGTCCACATCATTGGCCGACGGCGGTGGAACCGTCGCGGGGCCATGGTCACCGACCGCTACCAGCACGTCCGCCACCACCCCACCGTTGAGGACTTTGTCCAGTGGGCCGAGGGGGAGGGGCTTGCTGTAATCGGCATCGATATCTTCCCGGATTCCGTGCCGCTTGAAACCTTCGACCTTCCCAGGAAGTGCGTCCTGGTGTTCGGCCAGGAGGGCCCGGGCCTCACGCCCGAGGTGCACGAAGCCGCCGTCGCAACCCTGTCCATTGAGCAGTTCGGATCCACCCGGTCCATGAACGCGGCGTCGGCCGCAGCGATCGCCATGCACGCCTGGGTCCGCCGGCACGTGTTCCAGCAGCCAGTCGCTTAG
- a CDS encoding HAD-IIA family hydrolase: MAEESTPHTSTSVYRNGHEIECWLTDMDGVLVHENQAIPGAAELIQRWVDTSKRFLVLTNNSIFTPRDLAARLRASGLEVPEENIWTSALATAQFLKDQVQSSDSGNRAYTIGEAGLTTALHEAGFILTDTDPDFVVLGETRTYSFEAITMAVRHILAGARFIATNPDATGPSKDGPMPATGAIAAMITKATGREPYIVGKPNPMMFRSAMNQIDAHSETTAMIGDRMDTDIVAGMEAGLHTVLVLSGITQREEIVSFPFRPNQILNSVADLKSQI; encoded by the coding sequence ATGGCAGAAGAATCCACGCCCCACACATCCACGTCCGTTTACCGGAACGGCCACGAAATCGAATGCTGGCTCACTGACATGGACGGCGTCTTGGTCCATGAAAACCAGGCGATCCCCGGCGCAGCTGAACTCATCCAGCGCTGGGTAGATACCTCCAAGCGCTTCCTGGTGCTGACCAACAACTCCATCTTCACCCCGCGTGACCTTGCCGCCCGCCTCCGTGCGTCCGGCCTGGAAGTCCCCGAAGAGAACATCTGGACCTCCGCACTGGCCACCGCCCAGTTCCTGAAGGACCAGGTCCAATCCTCGGACTCAGGCAACCGCGCCTACACCATCGGCGAGGCCGGCCTTACTACCGCACTGCACGAGGCCGGGTTCATCCTCACTGACACCGATCCCGACTTCGTGGTCCTCGGGGAGACCCGCACCTACTCCTTCGAAGCGATCACCATGGCCGTCCGCCACATCCTGGCCGGTGCACGCTTCATCGCGACCAACCCGGATGCCACCGGTCCTTCCAAGGACGGCCCCATGCCCGCAACCGGCGCCATCGCGGCCATGATCACCAAAGCGACCGGCCGCGAGCCGTACATCGTGGGCAAACCGAACCCCATGATGTTCCGCTCCGCCATGAACCAGATCGATGCCCACTCCGAGACCACGGCTATGATCGGCGACCGAATGGACACGGACATCGTGGCGGGCATGGAAGCTGGCCTGCACACGGTCCTGGTGCTCAGCGGCATCACCCAGCGGGAGGAAATCGTGTCCTTCCCGTTCAGGCCCAATCAGATCCTGAACTCCGTGGCCGACCTCAAGAGCCAAATCTAG
- a CDS encoding LacI family DNA-binding transcriptional regulator — MSDVAKMAGVSHQTVSRVLNHHPNVSGKTKERVESAIAVLGYRRNTAARSLVTRRSRTIGVLACETGQFGPANTLLGVEQAGREAGYFVSIANLREVTSDSVNDAIAHFRNQSVDGIVILVPHPDVLAVLGDVSVPVPIVAVGAGAGNQLTGASLDQRLGARLAVQHLIALGHRNIAHISGPPHWIDAAERIKGWQEALGSAGLEAEVLLQGTWDAASGYRAGLELLRHHSITAVFVANDQMAVGVLRAVQEAGCEVPGDISVVGYDDQPEAEFFMPPLTTIKQDFEELGRRCMEAVLQQLEGDGGSGEQMVNPRLVIRSTTAAPALHKAPFPLN, encoded by the coding sequence ATGAGCGACGTCGCGAAGATGGCAGGTGTCTCGCACCAGACCGTCTCCCGTGTGCTGAACCACCACCCGAACGTCAGCGGCAAGACCAAGGAACGCGTGGAATCCGCCATCGCAGTGCTTGGTTATCGCCGTAACACGGCAGCCCGCAGCCTGGTGACGCGGCGATCCCGGACCATTGGGGTGCTCGCCTGCGAGACAGGCCAGTTCGGGCCTGCCAACACCCTCTTGGGTGTTGAACAGGCGGGAAGGGAAGCGGGGTACTTCGTCAGCATCGCCAACCTTCGCGAAGTGACCAGCGACAGCGTCAACGACGCCATCGCCCACTTCCGAAACCAATCCGTGGACGGCATCGTCATCCTGGTTCCGCACCCTGACGTACTGGCCGTCCTGGGCGACGTTTCGGTCCCCGTGCCGATCGTCGCCGTGGGAGCGGGTGCCGGAAACCAGCTGACGGGCGCCTCCCTGGATCAACGTTTGGGAGCCCGTCTGGCTGTACAGCACTTGATCGCTTTGGGGCACCGGAATATTGCGCACATTTCGGGACCGCCACACTGGATCGACGCTGCCGAACGCATCAAAGGATGGCAGGAAGCGCTGGGCAGTGCAGGCCTTGAAGCCGAGGTTCTGCTCCAGGGCACATGGGACGCAGCATCCGGCTACCGCGCCGGCCTGGAACTCCTCCGACACCACAGCATCACCGCTGTTTTCGTCGCCAACGACCAGATGGCCGTGGGCGTCCTCCGGGCTGTACAGGAAGCCGGGTGCGAGGTTCCGGGAGACATCAGCGTGGTGGGCTATGACGATCAGCCGGAGGCAGAGTTCTTCATGCCGCCACTGACAACCATCAAGCAGGATTTCGAGGAATTGGGCCGCCGCTGCATGGAAGCGGTGCTGCAGCAACTGGAGGGAGACGGAGGCAGCGGCGAACAGATGGTCAATCCCCGCTTGGTGATCCGCTCCACCACGGCGGCCCCTGCCCTTCACAAAGCTCCGTTCCCACTAAACTAG
- the mmsB gene encoding multiple monosaccharide ABC transporter permease encodes MSALRESLGFLTSRLRQVGIFVALILIVILFQVLTDGILLQPQNVTNLVVQNSYILILAIGMVMVIIAGHIDLSVGSIAGFIGAVAGVMIVHWGWAWWIAIPACLLVGALVGAWQGYWIAYVGIPAFIVTLAGMLIFRGLTLITLKNQQITPFPNELRALGGGFLPDISGGTSVLEWLTVILGVGGTAAILFQALKERRVRRKFNLENEPMAWFAVKNGFIAILMLIITFLLASYRGTPIVLIVLAVLVIVYSALMNNSVFGRHTYAIGGNLHAAELSGIKTKKVTFRLFVNMGVLAALAGLVFTARLNSAQPAGGTGFELDSIAAAFIGGAAVQGGIGTVAGAMIGGLIMGVLNNGMSILGLGTDYQQLIKGLVLLLAVGFDIFNKNRTGAGGGSSMGRRFKWKTTPPATEAAPAARTEPVGVDAK; translated from the coding sequence ATGTCCGCCCTACGAGAATCCCTTGGCTTCCTCACAAGCCGCCTCCGCCAGGTTGGCATCTTCGTCGCCCTGATCCTGATCGTCATCCTTTTCCAGGTCCTGACCGACGGCATCCTGCTGCAGCCGCAGAACGTCACCAACCTGGTGGTCCAGAACAGCTACATCCTGATCCTGGCCATAGGCATGGTGATGGTCATCATCGCCGGGCACATCGACCTTTCCGTCGGTTCCATCGCAGGCTTCATCGGCGCCGTAGCCGGCGTGATGATCGTGCATTGGGGCTGGGCGTGGTGGATTGCCATCCCGGCCTGCCTCCTGGTCGGTGCCCTGGTGGGAGCATGGCAAGGCTACTGGATCGCCTATGTGGGGATTCCAGCCTTCATCGTCACCCTCGCCGGAATGCTGATCTTCCGTGGCCTGACACTCATCACCCTCAAGAACCAGCAGATCACCCCGTTCCCCAACGAACTCCGTGCACTGGGCGGCGGCTTCCTGCCGGACATTTCCGGGGGCACCTCCGTCCTTGAATGGCTCACGGTCATCCTCGGCGTCGGCGGCACCGCAGCCATCCTCTTCCAGGCCCTGAAGGAACGCCGGGTCCGCCGCAAGTTCAACCTCGAGAATGAGCCCATGGCCTGGTTCGCCGTCAAGAACGGGTTCATCGCAATCCTGATGCTCATCATCACCTTCCTCCTGGCCAGCTACCGCGGTACACCCATCGTCCTGATCGTCCTGGCTGTCCTGGTGATTGTTTACTCGGCCCTGATGAACAACAGCGTTTTCGGCCGCCACACGTACGCGATCGGTGGCAACCTCCACGCAGCCGAGCTCTCCGGCATCAAGACCAAGAAGGTCACCTTCCGGTTGTTCGTCAACATGGGCGTCCTCGCCGCGTTGGCCGGACTGGTGTTCACGGCACGCCTGAACTCGGCGCAACCCGCGGGCGGCACCGGCTTCGAACTGGACTCCATTGCTGCTGCCTTCATCGGTGGCGCCGCGGTCCAGGGCGGTATCGGCACCGTGGCCGGCGCTATGATCGGTGGCCTGATCATGGGCGTCCTGAACAACGGCATGTCCATCCTTGGCCTGGGCACGGACTATCAGCAGCTCATCAAGGGCCTGGTGCTCCTGCTTGCCGTCGGCTTCGACATCTTCAACAAGAACCGGACCGGTGCAGGTGGAGGGTCCTCCATGGGCCGCCGCTTCAAATGGAAGACCACGCCGCCTGCAACTGAGGCCGCACCGGCTGCCAGGACTGAACCCGTCGGCGTCGACGCGAAGTAA
- a CDS encoding ABC transporter ATP-binding protein, whose translation MILTTSAPQLHAEALTIGYEQRIISENLNVRIPEGKFTVIVGPNACGKSTLLRALARLIKPRSGQVLLDGKSVTALPSKELSRRLGLLPQSSIAPDGITVADLVARGRYPHQKLLRQWSEADEMAVVEAMDATGVAALSGRLVDELSGGQRQRVWVAMVLAQQTPLMLLDEPTTFLDIAHQIELLELFRELNLDKGHTLVAVLHDLNHASRYADHIIAMKDGVVVAEGAPADVITESLVEDVFGMACQIIDDPVTHTPLVVPLGRPRHAAVTD comes from the coding sequence ATGATCCTCACTACTTCTGCTCCGCAGCTCCACGCCGAAGCCCTGACCATCGGCTACGAGCAACGCATCATCTCCGAGAACCTCAACGTGCGCATCCCCGAGGGAAAGTTCACCGTGATCGTGGGGCCCAACGCCTGCGGCAAGTCCACGCTCCTGCGCGCCCTCGCCCGGCTCATCAAGCCGCGCAGCGGACAGGTGCTGCTGGACGGCAAATCCGTGACCGCGCTGCCCTCGAAGGAACTCTCCCGGCGCCTCGGGTTGCTGCCGCAGTCCTCCATCGCACCCGACGGCATCACCGTGGCCGACCTCGTGGCACGAGGCCGGTACCCGCACCAGAAACTGCTGCGGCAATGGTCCGAAGCCGATGAAATGGCCGTCGTGGAAGCCATGGATGCCACCGGCGTCGCCGCATTGTCCGGGCGGCTGGTTGACGAGCTCTCCGGCGGCCAGCGCCAGCGTGTGTGGGTGGCCATGGTTCTCGCCCAGCAGACGCCGCTGATGCTCCTGGACGAGCCCACCACGTTCCTTGATATCGCACACCAGATCGAACTGTTGGAACTCTTCCGCGAGCTCAACCTGGACAAGGGCCACACGCTGGTCGCAGTGCTGCACGACCTCAACCATGCCAGCCGCTACGCAGACCACATCATCGCCATGAAAGACGGCGTGGTAGTGGCCGAAGGGGCTCCCGCTGACGTGATCACCGAGTCCTTGGTGGAGGACGTGTTCGGCATGGCCTGCCAAATCATCGACGACCCCGTGACGCACACGCCGCTGGTGGTCCCGCTCGGGCGACCCCGCCACGCAGCGGTCACGGACTAA
- the fbaA gene encoding class II fructose-bisphosphate aldolase, whose product MPIATPEIYSEMIDRAKAGGFAFPAVNVTSSQTLNAAIRGFAEAESDGIIQVSTGGAAYWSGASVKDMVAGSLGFAAFAREVAKNYNVNIALHTDHCPQDKLADFVLPLLAASEEAVKAGKDPIFNSHMWDGSHETLSENLRIGRELLERAAAAKIILEVEIGTVGGEEDGVENEINEKLYTTTEDALATIEALGAGENGRYLTALTFGNVHGVYKPGNVKLRPELLKQIQAEVGAKIGKENPFDLVFHGGSGSTEQEIADAVSYGVIKMNIDTDTQYAFTRPVAGHMLANYDGVLKIDGEMGNKKTYDPRVWGASAEAGMAARIVEAAQQLGSVGKTF is encoded by the coding sequence ATGCCCATTGCAACCCCAGAGATTTACTCCGAGATGATCGACCGTGCGAAGGCTGGCGGATTCGCTTTCCCCGCGGTCAACGTGACGTCGTCGCAGACTCTGAACGCTGCGATCCGCGGTTTCGCCGAGGCCGAATCCGATGGCATCATCCAGGTTTCCACCGGTGGCGCAGCCTACTGGTCCGGCGCTTCGGTCAAGGACATGGTGGCCGGTTCCCTGGGCTTCGCCGCGTTCGCCCGCGAAGTTGCCAAGAACTACAACGTCAACATCGCCCTGCACACGGACCACTGCCCGCAGGACAAGCTGGCGGACTTCGTCCTGCCGTTGCTGGCCGCGTCCGAGGAAGCCGTCAAGGCCGGCAAGGACCCGATCTTCAACTCGCACATGTGGGACGGCTCGCACGAGACCCTGTCGGAGAACCTGCGCATCGGCCGTGAACTGCTGGAGCGTGCCGCTGCTGCGAAGATCATCCTCGAGGTTGAAATCGGCACTGTTGGTGGCGAGGAAGACGGTGTTGAGAACGAAATCAACGAGAAGCTTTACACCACCACCGAGGACGCGCTGGCCACGATCGAGGCACTGGGTGCCGGCGAAAACGGCCGCTACCTCACCGCGCTGACCTTCGGCAACGTGCACGGTGTGTACAAGCCGGGCAACGTGAAGCTCCGCCCGGAACTGCTTAAGCAGATCCAGGCCGAGGTTGGCGCGAAGATCGGCAAGGAAAACCCGTTTGACCTGGTGTTCCACGGCGGTTCGGGCTCCACGGAGCAGGAAATCGCTGACGCTGTTTCCTACGGTGTCATCAAGATGAACATCGACACTGACACCCAGTACGCGTTCACCCGTCCGGTGGCCGGGCACATGCTCGCCAACTACGACGGCGTGCTGAAGATCGACGGCGAAATGGGCAACAAGAAGACCTACGATCCCCGCGTTTGGGGTGCTTCGGCTGAAGCCGGTATGGCCGCGCGCATCGTCGAAGCCGCCCAGCAGCTCGGATCGGTGGGCAAGACCTTCTAA